The region GCTGCTGGGCGCGGACGACGACGATTCCGCGTTCGAGTGCCACCACCCGCTGATCGCCGAGACCCGCCGCCGGCGGCCGGGGCTGCGCCTGGGCGCGACCGGGCGGGTGTGGGACGTGCTGCTGCCGGCCGTCCTGGAGCAGAAGGTCACGGTCGTCGAAGCGCACCGCTCGTACCGCGAGCTGTGCCTGAAGTTCGGCACACCCGCGCCCGGTCCCGCACCGGCCGGGATGCGCGTCCCCCCGACGCCCCGGGCCATCCTGGGCGTGACGGACTGGGAGTGGCACCGCGCGGGCGTGGACGGCGCACGCCGCCGCACGCTGGTCGCCGCCGCGCAGGTCGCGCACCGCCTGGAAGCCGCGGCGGACCTGCGTGGCGAGGAGGGTCGGGCGCTGCTGCGCAAGGTGCCCGGCATCGGCGGCTGGACGGCCGCCGAGGTGGCGCAGCGCGCGTGGGGCGACCCGGACGCGGTCAGCTTCGGCGATTTCCACCTGGCGGGACTGGTCGGCTGGGCGCTGCTGGGCCGTCCGCTGGACGACGACGGCATGGCCGAGCTGCTGACCCCGTACGCGCCGCAACGCCACCGCGCCGTGCGCTACGTGGAGCTGTCGGGCGCGCGCAAGCCCCGTTTCGGCCCGCGCTTCTCCCCGCGCGACTACCGCGCGATGTAGCTCCGGCCCACCCCGTCCGACCGGCGACGGTCACCAGCCAACCGACCTCCGGAGCAGACCGAGGTCCGGAGCAGGCCGACGTCCGGAGCAGACCGAGGTCCGGAGCAGGCCGACGTCCGGAGCAGACCGACCTCCGGAGCGGGTGTCAACGTCCGGAGCGGGTCAGCGGCGGGTGACGAGCTTGAGCCGCAGCCCCAGACCGGCCTGCACGGCGAACCGCAGCGGGGCCCACAGCGGGCCTTGGTGGCGGTCGGCGAGGTAGCGGTAGGCGCTGCTGTGGTGGGCGGCCAGCATCCGGCTGGACGCGCGGGCCGTGGAGTGGCCGCCGATGTGGGTGACCTCCGCCTCCGGGACGTACACGTTGAGCCAGCCGGCGCGGCCGATCCGGTCGCCGAGGTCCACGTCCTCGAAGTACATGAAGTAGCGCGGGTCGAAGCCGTCGACCGAGTCGAACGCCTCACGGCGCAGCAGCAGGCACGAGCCGGACAGCCAGCCGGCGGTGCGCTCCTGGATCGACGCCTTCTCCTGGCGGTACTCGGTGGTCCACGGGTTCGACGGCCAGATCTTGGCGAACACGGCGTGCCCGAGCCCGCGGCCGAGCGCGGGCAGTTGGCGCGCCGACGGGTACACCGCGCCGTTCGGCTCGCGGATCAGCGGCCCGAACGCGCCGCCGCGCGGCCACCGCTTGGCGGCGTCGAGCAGCAGGTCGAGGCTGCCGGGCCCCCAGGACAGGTCGGGGTTGGCCACGACGACCCAGCCGACGTCGTCGGGCAGCGACGCGACGCCCCGGTTGGCGCCGGCCCCGTAGCCGAGGTTGCCGCCGGTCGGCAGGAACGTCACGTGGTCGTGCTCGGCGGCCGCGCGCTCCGGCACCCCGTCGGTGGATCCGTTGTCGGCCAGCACCACGGTGACCGGCCGCGTGGTCGCCGCCGCCAACGTGGTCAGGAAGCCGTCGAGGGTCTCACCGGGCGAGTAGGTGACGGTCACGACCGCCAGTCCGTCTCCGTAGCGCGTCACGCGGGCAACCCTAGTGGTGGTGGACGTGGTGCACGACGGCGTGTCCCTTGCCGCGCGCGATGAGCCACCGGTTGACCGGGACGGTGAGCACGAACGCGACGGCGAGCGAGAACGCCAGCGCGCCCCAGAACAGCCAGGACGCGAGGCCGGCGTCCATCGCGCCGGGAACGATGAGCATCACGGCGTTGTCGACGACCTCCATCACCAGGATGGAGACGGTGTCGGCGGCGAGCGCGGTCTTCAGGGCGGCCCGGAACCCGAGGCCGGCGCGCAGGACGCCGCGCAGGGTGAGGGCGTAGCCGAAGAAGAACGCGAGCACGACGGCCAGCACGATCGTGCCCCAGTTGGGCAGGCCGAGCGCCGTGCCGATGACCATGCCGAGCACTTCGCCGATGGCGCAGCCGGTGAGGCAGTGCAAGGTCGCCGAGATCGCTGTCTTCCACGATGCGTTCATGCGCGAGAGGATACCCCCCAGGGGTATGAAGCGGCCAGTCGCCACGCCCGGTGGCACACGATCGACGATCGTTCGACGATTCTCCCCGACGACCCCGACGACCCCGACGACCGCGCGGGCCGCGCGGGCGTCCAGCCCGATCCGGAACGCGAGACCGCAGGTCAGCGGCGGTGGGAGCGGGCGGCGCGGTCGTAGGCCAGGCGGTGGCGGGCGGCCGAGGTCGACCAGGAGAAGTCTTTCGCGCGGACCAGGGCCGCCGACGCCAGCGAGTGCCGCCGCGCCGGGTCGTCCAGCAGCTCGCCCAGCGCCGCCGCGATGTCGCCGGCCCCGACGCCGCAGTACGCCACCGCGTCCCCGCCGACCTCCGGCAGGCTCAACCGGCGGGTGGTCAGCACCGCCGCGCCGCAGGCCATCGCCTCCAGCACCGGCAGCCCGAAGCCCTCGCCCAGCGACGGGTACGCGACCACCTCGGCCCCGCCGAGGAAGCCGGCCAGCTGCCCGAACGGCAGGTACCCCGCCCGGATCACCCGGATCCGGTGCGGCACGGCGTCCAGGGCGCGCTCCACCTGGCTGTCCCACCCCGGCTGCCCGGCCAGGACCAGCGTCGGCGGGTCGACCCGCCCCCGGCACGCCTGCGCGAAGCCCCTTATCAACGCCGGCACGTTCTTCCGCGGCTCCAACGCCCCCAAGAACGCCACGTAAGGCCCGCTGCCCAACGACAACGACCGCCGCACCGACGCGACCTCGTCGGCGGTCGGCGGGTGGAAGCGCTCGGTGTCGACGCCGTGCTGCGCGATGTGCAGCAGCCGCCGATCCGCTCCGGCGACCCGCGCCAGCTCGTCGGCCGTGGCCCGGCTGGGCACGACGCACAGCTCCGCCCGTCTCAGCGCCGCCCTGGTCCACGCCCGGAAGAACCGGGCCTTCACCGACGAGTGCAGCACGGCGTCGGTGAAGAACGTCGCGTCGTGCAGGGTCACCACGGAGGCCGCCCGGTTGGCCAGCGGCACGGTGTAGTGCGGGGAGTGCACGACCTGCACGCCGAGCCGGGACGCCAGCCGCGGCAACGAGGTCTGCTCCCAGGTCAGGCGCGCGGTGCGGGTGGCGACCGCGTCGGCCGCGGTGATCACCCGCGACCGGCGGGCCAGCCGCGCGTACAGCTCCGCGTCCCGGGGCTGGCACACCACGCTGAGTCTCGCGCCGTCCGCGTCCAGCGCCGCCACCAGCGAATCCACGTACCGCCCGACCCCGCCCCGGTCCGTCGGCACGGCGGTGGCGTCGATCAGCACGCTGGGTTCGACGGATGACACGCGCAGCAGAGTACGGGTGGCGGACTCGCGGTTGCCGGAAAATGACTCAAACGGCCCGCGCTCCACCGGCTGACTGGTGCACCTCCCAGACCTGCCGCGCGGCGTTTTCCCAGGTGAATGCCTTGGCCCGAGCCAGTCCCGAAGCAATTACGCGTTCCGCCACACGTTGTTCACGCCACACCGATCGCAGCGCGGCCACCAACGCCGCCCGGTCGCCGCGCGGCACCACCAGGCCGGCCCCACCGCCCACCTCGACCAGCGCCGGGGCGTCCGAGTGGACCACCGGGACGCCCGCCGCCATCGCCTCCACCACCGGCAGCCCGAAGCCCTCGGCCAGGCTCGGCGCGGCCAGCACCGCCGCCCGCCGCAGCACGTGGGCCAACTCCGCGTCGGGCAGCCGCCCGAGCAGCCGGACGTGCGGCGCGCGCAGGTCGACCCCGCCCCACCCCTGCGGCCCGACGACCACCAGCGGCACGCCCAGCTCCGCCGTCGCCGCGACCAGCACGTCGAACCCCTTGCGCGGCTCGATCGTGCCGACCGCCAGCACGTACCGCTCGGGCAGGTCCGGCACGGCCCGCTCCTCGGTGAACCCGGTCACCCCGTTGTGCACCACCCGGACCGGGGCCGTCCCGGGCGCATACCGGCGCAGCGCCTGCGCCACGGCCTCGGTCGGCACGACGATCGCGGCGGCCTTCGACACCGCCCGCAAGATCACCTTCCGGTGCCACGCAGCGCCGCGCGCGGTCAACGTCTCGGGGTGGGTCCACGGCACGACGTCGTGCACCGTCACGACCACGCGCCCGCGCGGCGGTGCGAGCGGCGTCGGCGCGTGCACGGCGTCGCCACCCGGCCAGTACGGCACGCCGTGCTCCCAGGCGGCGATCAGCGCACGCCGGGGCAGCGGCAGCACGCGCGGCCCGCCGACGCCGGGGATGCGCGCCGCGCTCACGTCGGACTGCCTGCTCACCACGCCGGTGACCTCCCACCCCGGCGGGGCGGTGGCGGCCAGCGCGGCGGCCAGCTCACGGGTGTGGCGGCCGGTCCCGCCGGGCACCGGGGCCAGCAACTGCTCGGCCAGCACGACCAGGTTGGGCATGTCGCGTACCGTCTCACGCCGTGTCCAACCCGAGCACGACGGTGGTCGTGGTGACGTGGCGCGGCCGGGACCACATCACCGCGTGCCTCGACGCCCTGGCCGAGCAACGTCCACACCGGACAGTCGTGCTGGACAACGCGTCCGACGACGGCACCGCCGCGCTGGTCGCGGCCCACCCGAGCGCGCCGACGACGGTCCGGCTGCCGCGCAACGCGGGCTACGCGGGCGCGCTGGCCGCCGTGCTCCCGCACGTGGACACCGAGTTCGTCGCCTGGTTGAACGACGACGCCGTGCCCGACGCCTCCTGGCTGGAGCACCTGGAGACCGCCCTGCGCGGGACGCCGGAGGCCGCCGCCGCGACCTCGTCGTTGCTGCTCGCGGACGGTTCGACCCAGTCGGTCGGCGTCCGGTTGACGGCCGACGGCCACGGCGCGGACCTGGTGCCGGCCGGCCGCGAGGTGTTCGGGTTCTGCGGCGGCGCGGCCCTGCTGCGCACCGACGTGCTCAAGGCGTGCGGCGGCGTGCCCAGGAGCTTCTTCTGCTACTACGAGGACACCGACACGGCGTTCCGGCTGCGGCTGGCCGGGCACCGGGTGGTGTCGGTGGGCC is a window of Saccharothrix espanaensis DSM 44229 DNA encoding:
- a CDS encoding DNA-3-methyladenine glycosylase family protein yields the protein MPRTWRPPFPLDLAGVLGPLRRGPGDVAYRESGGLWLTATTPDGPATLHVTRADDVTAEAWGDGADWLLDRLPALLGADDDDSAFECHHPLIAETRRRRPGLRLGATGRVWDVLLPAVLEQKVTVVEAHRSYRELCLKFGTPAPGPAPAGMRVPPTPRAILGVTDWEWHRAGVDGARRRTLVAAAQVAHRLEAAADLRGEEGRALLRKVPGIGGWTAAEVAQRAWGDPDAVSFGDFHLAGLVGWALLGRPLDDDGMAELLTPYAPQRHRAVRYVELSGARKPRFGPRFSPRDYRAM
- a CDS encoding glycosyltransferase family 2 protein, whose amino-acid sequence is MTRYGDGLAVVTVTYSPGETLDGFLTTLAAATTRPVTVVLADNGSTDGVPERAAAEHDHVTFLPTGGNLGYGAGANRGVASLPDDVGWVVVANPDLSWGPGSLDLLLDAAKRWPRGGAFGPLIREPNGAVYPSARQLPALGRGLGHAVFAKIWPSNPWTTEYRQEKASIQERTAGWLSGSCLLLRREAFDSVDGFDPRYFMYFEDVDLGDRIGRAGWLNVYVPEAEVTHIGGHSTARASSRMLAAHHSSAYRYLADRHQGPLWAPLRFAVQAGLGLRLKLVTRR
- a CDS encoding DUF4396 domain-containing protein yields the protein MNASWKTAISATLHCLTGCAIGEVLGMVIGTALGLPNWGTIVLAVVLAFFFGYALTLRGVLRAGLGFRAALKTALAADTVSILVMEVVDNAVMLIVPGAMDAGLASWLFWGALAFSLAVAFVLTVPVNRWLIARGKGHAVVHHVHHH
- a CDS encoding glycosyltransferase family 4 protein translates to MLIDATAVPTDRGGVGRYVDSLVAALDADGARLSVVCQPRDAELYARLARRSRVITAADAVATRTARLTWEQTSLPRLASRLGVQVVHSPHYTVPLANRAASVVTLHDATFFTDAVLHSSVKARFFRAWTRAALRRAELCVVPSRATADELARVAGADRRLLHIAQHGVDTERFHPPTADEVASVRRSLSLGSGPYVAFLGALEPRKNVPALIRGFAQACRGRVDPPTLVLAGQPGWDSQVERALDAVPHRIRVIRAGYLPFGQLAGFLGGAEVVAYPSLGEGFGLPVLEAMACGAAVLTTRRLSLPEVGGDAVAYCGVGAGDIAAALGELLDDPARRHSLASAALVRAKDFSWSTSAARHRLAYDRAARSHRR
- a CDS encoding glycosyltransferase family 4 protein, encoding MPNLVVLAEQLLAPVPGGTGRHTRELAAALAATAPPGWEVTGVVSRQSDVSAARIPGVGGPRVLPLPRRALIAAWEHGVPYWPGGDAVHAPTPLAPPRGRVVVTVHDVVPWTHPETLTARGAAWHRKVILRAVSKAAAIVVPTEAVAQALRRYAPGTAPVRVVHNGVTGFTEERAVPDLPERYVLAVGTIEPRKGFDVLVAATAELGVPLVVVGPQGWGGVDLRAPHVRLLGRLPDAELAHVLRRAAVLAAPSLAEGFGLPVVEAMAAGVPVVHSDAPALVEVGGGAGLVVPRGDRAALVAALRSVWREQRVAERVIASGLARAKAFTWENAARQVWEVHQSAGGARAV
- a CDS encoding glycosyltransferase family 2 protein; its protein translation is MSNPSTTVVVVTWRGRDHITACLDALAEQRPHRTVVLDNASDDGTAALVAAHPSAPTTVRLPRNAGYAGALAAVLPHVDTEFVAWLNDDAVPDASWLEHLETALRGTPEAAAATSSLLLADGSTQSVGVRLTADGHGADLVPAGREVFGFCGGAALLRTDVLKACGGVPRSFFCYYEDTDTAFRLRLAGHRVVSVGPARVRHRHGASTNPGSRLFHRWNERNRLLMLLRCAPAGVAVAQLARFAALTAVLPLRSGPKPGNFRLPLRLQVLAEVLLRLPATAVQRVAIGRRAKVSRAAVWREWAGR